The genomic window ACTTCATGCGCTCGATCCCGCTGCTGGTGCTGCTGATCCTGATCTATTACGCGCTGCCCTTCGTCGGCATCCGGCTGTCGCCGTTCCTGTCGGCGGTGTCGGCGCTGTCGCTGGTCTCGGCGGCCTATACCGCCGAGATCTTCCGCGCCGGGATCGAGGCGATCCCGCGCGGGCAGTTCGAGGCGTCGGCGGCGCTGGGGCTGGGCTACCGGCACACCATGGTCAAGGTGATACTGCCGCAGGCGATCCGCATCGTGATTCCGCCGCTGACCAACAACTGCATCAACGTGATGAAGGATACCGCGCTCGCCTCGGTGGTGGCGATGCCGGACCTGCTGAAACAGGCGACGCAGGCGCAGGCGCTGGCCGCCAACCCCAGCCCGCTGATCGGGGCTGCGATCCTTTACGTGCTGCTGCTGTGGCCGCTGGTCGAGATCGTGGCCCGGCTGGAAAAACGCTACGCGGCAGGCAGGCGCTAGGCGGACGACATTCCCGGCGCGGGGCATCCCCGCCGCCCCTGACACGGAGACGAGCCTTGACCAAACCCCTTGATCTGGACCATGTGCGCCGCCAGTTCCCCGGCCTGTCGCTGGGCTGGACGCTGTTCGACAATGCCGGCGGGTCGCAGATCCTGCGCGGCGCGGTGGAGCGGATGACCGACTTCCTGCTGACGCGCAACGTGCAGATCGGCGGCAGCTACGAGTTGTCGCTGGCCGCCGCCGCCGCGCTGCGCGACGGGCGCGAGGCGGCGCGGATGCTGATGAACGCCGAACGGGCAGAGGAGATCGTGTTCGGCCCCTCGACCACGGTGCTGATGCAGAACCTGGCCCGCGCGATGCGCAGCCAGCTTTCACCGGGCGACGAGGTGATCGTGTCGATGGCCGACCACGAATCCAACATCGGGCCCTGGGTCGGCCT from Paracoccaceae bacterium Fryx2 includes these protein-coding regions:
- a CDS encoding amino acid ABC transporter permease — translated: MELIDTFFNVPVLIRTFPLLLSGLWITLQIGAVSILAGLGLGLGLALVRLYAPRWMQVLARIYINFMRSIPLLVLLILIYYALPFVGIRLSPFLSAVSALSLVSAAYTAEIFRAGIEAIPRGQFEASAALGLGYRHTMVKVILPQAIRIVIPPLTNNCINVMKDTALASVVAMPDLLKQATQAQALAANPSPLIGAAILYVLLLWPLVEIVARLEKRYAAGRR